tattagtgcattcattagttaatttaaatagtttattttaaattttaatcaaccCTTTGAATTGTTAGGTTAAATAGGTAGGTGATAATTACTAGTAATTGTAGTCTTCGAGGGAACAATATTTGTGCTCACCATAGCTagactattaattgataggtgcacttgccttaatcaatttattagttagtttagtggacataaagtttttggcgtcgttgccaaAGACTAAAATATTAAGAAATTCTTATTTCtgttaatttaaccattattttattttatgttattttgtttttagtttaattttgatataatgattcacttttatttggtttttgataggttcttttggtttatgactagagaAAACTTAGTGGAACCAATGATTTTTTATAGTGAGATTGAAAGAACTACTCGCAGAAATCGAAGAGAGGTTAGAGAAGAAGCAAGGCAAGATcaacatcaaattttcatagATAATCAAGAGATAGGAGACATTATTGAATAAATGGATCCTCTACCGTTGACTATGTATGATTACGCCAAGCCAACTCTGATTGGGGCTGAGTCTAGTATCATTAGATCGACTGttgttgcaaataattttgagatcAAGACGAATACAATTCAAATGGTGCAGTagtatgttcagtttgatgggTTTCAAGATGAAGATTCAAATGTATATCTAGCAAATTTCTTAGTGAtatgtgatactttcaagattaaTGGTGCTTTTGATGATGCCATATACTTAAGTTTGTTCCCATTTTCTTTAAGGAATAAAGTGAAGTAGTGGTTGAATTCACTTTCACGGggttctatcactacttgggcTCAAATGAAAGAGAATTTCTTATTGAAGTATTTTTCACCAGCCAAAAtaactaagttgaggaatgatatttcttcttttgccCAATTTAAGCTTGAAACTAGTGTGAATCTCTCAACTAGGAAAATGGTTGATGCAATAGCTGGGGGAATactgaataataaaacacctgaagcaGTCCAAGAGTTTAATAAGGAGAtgacattaaataattattaggggCAAGTTACGATAGTAAAGCCTACCAAGGCAATTGGTGTTTATGATGTAGATGTAGTTACTATGTTGGCAAGTCAGGTTGAAGCCCTTGGCAGGAAAATAGATGGTTTGAGTTTTAGGAAGCAGGTGACTCCTGTGATGCAATCTAATGTGACTAGAGCGGGTATGATTTGTTAGGAATGCTTACCTTTGAAGTCTAACATGGAAAATGAGCAAGTCGAGTTTATGGGTAATAATTTCAGAACTCAGAATAACCCTTATAACAATAATTATAACCCAAGATGGAGGAATCATCCAAGCTTCTCTTGGGTTGGTCAAGGGAATTAAAGATTATAACCCCTTCCAAGCTTTCAGCAGCCTTACCAGCAAGAGAATAAGCCAAATCTTGAAGAGATGTTGGTTAAATTCATTTCAGTTTTTGAAACTATATTTTAGAACACTGAATCAGATTTAAGGAATCAACAAACATCTATTCAGGGTTTCGAGAATCAGATTGGTCAACTTGCTAAATTGGTTTCAGAGAGACTACAAGGCAGTTACTCGGTAGTATTGAAACCAACCCAAAAGAGCAAGTCAACAAAATTACTTTAAGAAGTGGAAAGGTGTTAACGAGCCTGAAGAGAAGCTAAAACAAGAAGTTGAGAAAGATGATGGGGTTGATGATAGCAAGAAAGAGCAAAAAGTCAGTGCTTAGAGAATACAAGCACCAATCCCATACCCAGCAAAGTttaagaaagaccgcatggatgatcaatttggtaaatttcttgaaatttttaaataacaaCAAATTAACTTACCTTCGTTGAAACTTTTTCGCAGATGCTCAAGtatgaaaaattattaaaggAGCTTTtgacaaataaaaggaagttagaggagtTGTCCACTGTGGAGCTTAATGAGGAATGTTTAGCCATTATCCATAACAAGCTACATGCCAAGCTTAAGGATCCAGAGATTTTCGCTATCCCTTGTTTTATTGGTAGTTTATCTATTGAGAAAGCTTTAGTTGATTTAAGTGCTAACATCAATTtaatgccttataaaatgtttaaacaacttgatTTAAGGGAACtaaaacctactaggatgagcattcaattagttgACAAATCAATTAAGTATCCTAAGGGTATTGTTGAGGATATGCTTgttaaagtagataaatttatattccctgttgacttTGTGATACTGGACATGGGTGAGGATGTTGAGGTACCTTTGATTTTAGGCAGACCCTTTTTAGCCACTACTAGAATTGTTATTGATGTTGGTAATGGTAAACTTGTGCTAAAGGTAGGTGATGAAGAGGTTACTCTTCAAACATGTGATGTTATGCGAGTATCTAGTGAGTAAGATGATACTTGTTATTTTGTTGATTCTATTAATCATGCAGCTCAACATTCTTTACAAGAAATTACTCATAAAGACACGTCAGAACTGTATCTTGTTCAAGGTGATAAATGCTATAGGACAAATGAAAAGAGAACATTGTAGCTCGATGAGTTAGATGAATGACGAGAAAATGCTTATGAAAACTTAAGATACAAGGAAGTGACAAAGCAACACCATGATACTCATTTAAAAGGGACAAAGCAATTCatagttggagataaagtgttgtTATACAATTCAGGGTTATAAATGTTCCATGGAAAGCTTAAGCTAAGATGGTTGAGCCCACTTGTGGTAAAACACATGTTTCCATCTAGACAAATTGAGGTAACACATCCTAAATAtgacacatttaaggtaaacgATCATCGTCTCAAACTCTATCTTGGTAGTGATGTTGATAATGAAAAAGAGGAGTTCCAACTCCAAGATCTCGattgatcatgttttccataGGGAAGTCAAGCTTAAACatgcgcttcttgggaggcaacttgagtatttatcttttattttatttattacatgtgctgcatatttgaattttatgttgattttctttttcttcattttagtactttatgttaaaaaaatgagGTTACTTGAACCATATGGGCTGGAGACATGACCATGTGGCCCACACAGGCTGACGACACAGTCGTGTGAATACTGGAGCATAATTTTATCTTAGCAAAAACCATATGGGCTAAAGACATGgatgtgtgatccacacgggccaACGACATGGCCATGTGGAGACTAGGGACCATTTCTTTCCTTCACTAgatcctttttcatttttctttttatttagctttctttttacctttttattttattttgatttcttttgatTGTTGCAAGGATAACTTCACTTAACTTCAAATCTATAATGCTTCAAGATTTCACACTCTCCATCCATTCATCCCAATTCAAGGCAATTTCAGttctttccttattttattattttattttgtatattgtGTTTACCTTTGTTCGTACATTAAGAGAaatgtacatattaagtgtgGAGAGGATTTTATACTTTCATTCAACTTAATCCTTAAATTATTGCATGTTTTCTTAAgcaattttcttaatttttgcaTGAGAGTTATCTTTTCTAAACCTagatttttttgttacttctGCTTTGTGATAATTTGtacatttttatgcatttttatttatactttaatgCACAAGAGAGTCAAACATGATAagctatttttagaaaaattattttaggaTTTCTCCTTGAATTTAATAACTTTCTTGAATTATAACTTTATAAgttttgacatcaaaaccataacTTTGTAAGCTtttaagcctttagagcatcCATCCTTTTATGCTCATGTTATTTTTTGGTTTTGAATGTgtctgttattctagaacttgcttttgTCATGTATGTTAAGACCATAATAATGATTTGATATTTTGAGATGATAGagacacttaggatttaacctaCCCAGCCTTTAAATAACCTACCCACTTTATTGCCCACCATTAAACCCTTTTGAGCCTAATCCCTTTTTGTTCATTTATCACCCACtcattttaatccttaaaaccCATTAATCTTTGAATTACCCTTTTATTGCTTTCCTTTAGTCAAGATTAGATTTTGGTAAGTTGCCTAATTATTTTCGATCATTCATATTGctgaatttttctttgtttccaaaaaaaagagaaaaaaatggaaaaaatttgGGCTATCTTGTTCAATTGTGAGATCACTTTTCATGCTATAAGCCCCATTATATTGTTTGTTAAGCTTAAATAATCACTATTATATTTTGTATAAAGGCTCACTTCAATTAGTTATTTATTATTCATGTCAAGTCTttgtaattcaatattttattcttttggtTTGGTAACTCAACAATTTTGGTTTGGTAACTCAAC
The genomic region above belongs to Gossypium hirsutum isolate 1008001.06 chromosome D05, Gossypium_hirsutum_v2.1, whole genome shotgun sequence and contains:
- the LOC107943307 gene encoding uncharacterized protein, whose product is MLASQVEALGRKIDGLSFRKQVTPVMQSNVTRADLRNQQTSIQGFENQIGQLAKLVSERLQGSYSWKGVNEPEEKLKQEVEKDDGVDDSKKEQKMLKYEKLLKELLTNKRKLEELSTVELNEECLAIIHNKLHAKLKDPEIFAIPCFIGSLSIEKALVDLSANINLMPYKMFKQLDLRELKPTRMSIQLVDKSIKYPKGIVEDMLVKVDKFIFPVDFVILDMGEDVEVPLILGRPFLATTRIVIDVGNGKLVLKVGDEEVTLQTCDVMRVSSE